A single window of Bacteroidota bacterium DNA harbors:
- the mgtE gene encoding magnesium transporter, protein MEIEITSEYIDQLKESIAQKNSGYLKDQLHELYAADIAIVINQLDLNEASYLYDLLEEQVAADVLTELEEEKREELLSTFSTKEIAEQLDNMESDDAADVINELPEEIQEEVLSHIEDIDQASDIADLLSYEEGTAGSLMAKELVCVYINDTVGTCIDEIRKQTDSVDVMYAVYVIDENKKLIGMLSLKKLIISHPLTRLDEIVEPDVHYVKTSATSEEVSELMQKYDLVVLPVIDQLGRLVGRITIDDVVDVIREEAEKDIQIMSGISDDVDSNDRLWRLSRARIPWLLVGMCGGIIGSRIIGNYENQIQIHPEMAFFIPLIGAMGGNVGVQSSAIIVQGLANNTLLGDTISNKLLKELGVGVINGLICSSLIWAYSFMIESWKLAATVSIALFAVILCASFLGTFVPLTMNRFKINPALATGPFVTTLNDIIGITIYFLVGRLLYHVL, encoded by the coding sequence ATGGAAATAGAAATAACATCCGAATACATTGATCAATTAAAAGAATCCATTGCTCAAAAAAACAGTGGCTACTTAAAAGATCAACTGCATGAATTGTATGCAGCCGATATTGCTATTGTAATCAATCAACTTGATTTAAATGAAGCCAGTTACCTCTATGATTTATTGGAAGAACAAGTTGCGGCGGATGTACTTACCGAATTAGAAGAAGAAAAACGTGAAGAGCTTTTAAGTACTTTCTCTACCAAAGAAATTGCAGAACAACTCGACAACATGGAGAGTGATGACGCGGCTGACGTTATCAATGAATTACCGGAAGAAATTCAGGAAGAAGTACTCTCACACATAGAAGATATTGATCAAGCCAGTGACATTGCTGACCTCCTCAGCTATGAAGAAGGGACAGCGGGCTCTTTAATGGCGAAAGAATTAGTTTGCGTTTACATTAATGATACTGTTGGCACTTGTATTGATGAAATACGTAAACAAACGGATAGCGTGGATGTAATGTATGCCGTTTATGTTATCGATGAAAATAAAAAACTCATCGGTATGCTTTCGCTTAAGAAATTAATTATTTCACACCCTCTCACTCGTCTCGATGAAATTGTAGAGCCGGATGTTCACTATGTAAAAACTTCCGCAACCAGTGAGGAAGTTTCTGAACTAATGCAGAAATATGACTTAGTTGTTCTTCCTGTTATTGATCAATTAGGAAGATTAGTAGGTAGAATTACGATTGACGATGTGGTAGACGTGATCCGTGAAGAAGCTGAGAAAGACATTCAAATCATGAGTGGTATCTCTGATGATGTAGATAGTAACGACCGCTTATGGCGTTTGTCACGCGCGCGTATTCCTTGGCTTTTGGTTGGTATGTGCGGCGGAATTATTGGCTCACGCATTATTGGTAATTACGAAAATCAAATTCAAATTCATCCGGAGATGGCATTTTTCATTCCGCTCATTGGTGCGATGGGAGGAAATGTTGGTGTACAATCTTCAGCCATAATTGTGCAAGGGCTTGCTAATAATACTTTGCTTGGCGACACCATCTCTAACAAACTTTTAAAAGAACTTGGTGTTGGTGTTATTAATGGATTGATTTGTTCTTCTCTTATTTGGGCTTACTCGTTTATGATCGAAAGTTGGAAATTAGCCGCAACAGTAAGCATCGCTTTATTCGCTGTTATTTTATGCGCTTCTTTCCTTGGCACATTTGTTCCTCTAACAATGAATCGCTTTAAAATTAATCCTGCATTAGCAACAGGCCCGTTTGTAACCACACTCAATGACATCATCGGAATAACTATTTATTTTTTAGTGGGCCGTTTATTATATCATGTATTATAA
- the topA gene encoding type I DNA topoisomerase: MSKNLVIVESPAKAKTIEGFLGKDFTVKSSFGHIRDLVKKGYGVDIDNNFTPTYEVQPDKEKVIAELKKLSKNAEMVWLASDEDREGEAISWHLFETLGLDKKKTKRIVFHEITKPAIQKAIQNPRSIDINLVNAQQARRVLDRLVGFELSPILWRKVRPSLSAGRVQSVAVRLIVEREREIQNFQSTSAFKVVALFKVGSAILKAELDKRFNTEKEAQAFLEKCKNANFSIGSLETKPAKRSPAAPFTTSTLQQEAARKLGYSVAQTMMLAQRLYEAGKITYMRTDSVNLSETAIDQAHKAIHANYGEKYYQPRQYKNKSKGAQEAHEAIRPTYISVTEIEGERNEVRLYDLIWKRTIASQMSDAELEKTTAKITISTTTETFVAQGEVLKFDGFLKVYMESTDDEENEENSSMLPPMKVGDKLISQEISATQRFTHHPPRYTEASLVKKLEELGIGRPSTYAPTISTVQKRNYVEKTDREGTPRNYVNLTLAKNTIQKEIKTENTGAEKSKLFPTDIGMVVNDFLLQYFPDILDFHFTAKVEEEFDEIAEGKLDWTKMLKEFYKPFHKTVEKTIDNSERQSGERELGIDPVSKKKVIVRIGRFGPLAQIGEANEKTGEKPQFASLRKDQRMETITLEDALLLFKMPRIVGEFEGKEMKVGIGRFGPYVVHNNAFTSLTKEDDPYTVTGDRCVELIKAKREKDAAKIIKTFDENPDLKVINGRWGPCIILGKAFFKIPKDKEPSKLKFGDIVEIIGGIDAYEQAVENSKFKAGFKGKSKTKGKAAAKEEPKKLKVVKKGSAKKAITPAVKKAAAKKASPKKVTAKKTVKKSAPKKAAKKK; the protein is encoded by the coding sequence ATGAGTAAAAACTTAGTTATTGTTGAGTCACCGGCCAAAGCAAAAACCATCGAAGGATTCTTAGGGAAGGACTTTACTGTAAAATCAAGTTTCGGACATATCCGCGATTTGGTGAAGAAGGGTTACGGGGTTGACATTGATAATAATTTTACTCCCACCTACGAGGTACAACCGGATAAAGAAAAAGTAATTGCCGAATTAAAGAAGCTTAGTAAAAATGCCGAAATGGTTTGGTTAGCATCCGATGAGGACCGCGAAGGAGAAGCTATATCATGGCATTTATTTGAAACTTTAGGTTTAGATAAAAAGAAAACCAAACGAATTGTTTTTCACGAAATCACAAAACCGGCCATTCAAAAAGCTATTCAAAATCCAAGATCAATCGATATTAATTTGGTAAATGCACAACAAGCTCGTCGTGTATTAGACCGATTAGTAGGTTTTGAATTATCACCGATTTTATGGCGTAAAGTTCGTCCGAGTTTATCTGCAGGCCGTGTTCAAAGTGTGGCGGTACGTTTAATTGTTGAAAGAGAAAGAGAAATTCAAAATTTCCAATCAACTTCAGCCTTTAAAGTAGTGGCTTTATTTAAAGTGGGTTCAGCTATTTTAAAAGCGGAATTAGACAAACGTTTCAATACAGAAAAAGAAGCGCAGGCATTTTTGGAAAAATGTAAAAACGCTAATTTTTCTATTGGCAGTTTAGAAACTAAACCTGCTAAACGTTCGCCTGCTGCTCCATTTACAACTTCTACTTTACAACAGGAAGCTGCACGTAAATTAGGCTATTCTGTAGCGCAAACCATGATGTTGGCGCAACGTTTATACGAAGCAGGGAAGATTACTTATATGCGTACCGACAGTGTGAATTTATCTGAAACCGCCATCGACCAGGCGCATAAAGCGATTCATGCTAATTACGGCGAAAAATATTACCAACCACGTCAGTATAAAAATAAAAGTAAAGGCGCGCAGGAGGCTCACGAAGCTATCCGTCCTACTTATATTTCTGTTACAGAAATTGAGGGCGAAAGAAATGAAGTGCGTTTATACGATTTAATTTGGAAACGTACTATTGCGTCGCAAATGAGTGATGCAGAATTAGAGAAAACTACAGCGAAAATCACGATTTCTACAACTACAGAAACGTTTGTAGCACAAGGAGAAGTGTTGAAATTCGACGGTTTCCTTAAAGTCTACATGGAGAGTACCGATGATGAAGAGAATGAAGAAAACTCATCGATGCTTCCTCCAATGAAAGTTGGAGATAAATTAATCAGTCAGGAAATTTCCGCAACGCAACGTTTCACGCATCACCCACCTCGCTATACAGAGGCAAGTTTGGTAAAAAAATTAGAAGAGTTAGGAATCGGCCGTCCTTCTACTTACGCTCCAACTATTTCTACTGTCCAAAAACGTAATTACGTTGAGAAAACCGATCGCGAAGGAACACCACGTAATTATGTGAACTTAACACTCGCGAAAAACACTATTCAAAAAGAAATTAAAACCGAAAATACCGGTGCTGAAAAATCAAAACTATTTCCTACGGATATAGGCATGGTAGTAAATGATTTTTTACTCCAATATTTCCCTGATATTTTAGATTTCCATTTCACCGCAAAAGTGGAAGAAGAGTTTGATGAAATTGCTGAAGGCAAATTGGATTGGACCAAAATGCTGAAGGAATTTTACAAACCATTCCATAAAACTGTTGAGAAGACAATTGATAATAGCGAGCGCCAAAGCGGTGAACGCGAGTTAGGAATTGATCCGGTGAGTAAGAAAAAAGTGATTGTGCGTATCGGACGATTTGGACCTTTAGCTCAAATTGGGGAAGCGAACGAAAAAACAGGAGAGAAACCACAATTTGCCAGCTTACGTAAAGATCAGCGCATGGAAACCATTACGCTGGAAGATGCTTTACTGTTATTTAAAATGCCTCGCATTGTTGGTGAATTTGAAGGTAAAGAAATGAAAGTTGGGATTGGGCGTTTCGGACCATATGTTGTACATAACAACGCCTTTACTTCGCTTACCAAAGAAGATGATCCGTATACTGTAACCGGTGATCGTTGCGTTGAATTAATTAAAGCGAAACGCGAAAAAGACGCTGCAAAAATCATCAAAACATTTGATGAAAATCCGGATTTAAAAGTCATTAATGGTCGTTGGGGACCATGCATTATATTAGGAAAAGCTTTCTTCAAAATTCCTAAAGACAAAGAACCTTCAAAACTAAAATTCGGTGATATTGTAGAAATTATCGGAGGTATTGATGCTTACGAACAGGCTGTAGAAAACAGCAAATTCAAAGCCGGTTTTAAAGGAAAAAGTAAAACTAAAGGGAAAGCCGCTGCCAAGGAAGAACCAAAAAAACTCAAGGTAGTAAAGAAAGGTTCCGCTAAAAAAGCAATAACTCCCGCAGTTAAAAAAGCAGCTGCCAAAAAAGCGAGTCCGAAAAAAGTGACCGCTAAAAAAACAGTTAAAAAATCAGCTCCTAAAAAGGCAGCGAAAAAGAAATAA
- the miaB gene encoding tRNA (N6-isopentenyl adenosine(37)-C2)-methylthiotransferase MiaB: MDFENKIIDESRQGEALIKDGNNEGSKKLFLESYGCQMNFADSEIVASILIDKGYTTTQNYEEADIIFVNTCAIRENAESRVRQRLQDYKKVKQKNPDALVGVLGCMAERLKSQFLEEEKLVDIVVGPDAYRDLPNLIETAESGQKAINVILSKEETYADISPMRLDKNGVSAFISIMRGCDNMCSFCVVPFTRGRERSRNPESIVKEAKEAFDAGYREVTLLGQNVDSYVWAGGGLKKEILTEEQKANAVNFAHLLEMVAKIHPDLRVRFSTSHPKDMTDEVLHTMAKYENICKYIHLPVQSGNSVVLERMNRGYSREWYLDRIKAIRTIMPDCGISTDVITGFCGETEEQHQDTVSLIKEVKYDFAYMFMYSERPKTLAERKFKDDIPEDVKKRRLQEVVSLQMEHSAYHTNKAVGKTFKVLVEGVSKKNKEELFGRNSQNTVIVFPAGNHKKGDYVNVKVNRCTATTLIGEVES, from the coding sequence ATGGACTTTGAGAACAAAATAATCGACGAAAGCAGGCAAGGTGAGGCGTTGATAAAAGATGGAAACAATGAGGGAAGCAAAAAACTATTCCTCGAAAGTTATGGATGCCAGATGAATTTTGCCGACAGCGAAATTGTGGCTTCCATATTAATAGATAAGGGTTATACTACCACTCAAAATTATGAAGAGGCAGATATTATTTTTGTAAATACATGTGCCATTCGTGAAAATGCAGAATCGCGCGTTCGTCAGCGTTTACAAGATTATAAAAAGGTAAAACAGAAAAATCCAGATGCCTTAGTAGGTGTTTTGGGTTGTATGGCTGAGCGTTTAAAATCACAATTTTTAGAAGAAGAAAAATTAGTGGATATCGTGGTTGGGCCGGATGCTTACCGTGATTTACCAAATCTGATTGAAACAGCCGAGAGCGGTCAGAAGGCAATTAATGTTATATTAAGTAAAGAAGAAACTTACGCGGATATTAGTCCGATGCGCCTCGATAAAAATGGCGTGAGTGCTTTTATCAGTATCATGCGTGGTTGTGATAACATGTGTAGTTTTTGTGTAGTGCCGTTTACACGCGGAAGAGAACGAAGCAGAAATCCTGAAAGTATCGTAAAAGAAGCAAAGGAAGCATTTGATGCAGGATACAGAGAAGTTACTTTATTAGGACAAAATGTAGATTCCTATGTGTGGGCCGGTGGAGGATTGAAAAAAGAAATTTTAACGGAGGAGCAAAAGGCGAACGCTGTAAACTTTGCTCATTTATTGGAAATGGTCGCTAAAATTCATCCTGATTTACGTGTGAGATTTTCTACATCGCACCCAAAAGATATGACGGATGAGGTATTGCACACCATGGCAAAGTACGAGAATATTTGTAAATACATTCATCTTCCTGTTCAGAGCGGAAATAGTGTAGTGCTTGAAAGAATGAACAGAGGTTATTCACGCGAATGGTATTTAGATAGAATAAAAGCTATCCGTACAATTATGCCGGATTGTGGGATAAGTACAGATGTAATTACAGGATTTTGCGGAGAGACCGAAGAGCAACATCAAGATACCGTTTCTTTAATTAAAGAAGTGAAGTACGATTTCGCCTATATGTTTATGTATAGTGAGCGTCCGAAAACTCTGGCGGAACGAAAATTTAAAGATGATATTCCTGAAGATGTGAAGAAAAGAAGATTACAGGAAGTGGTGAGTCTGCAAATGGAACACAGCGCTTATCATACAAATAAAGCGGTTGGTAAAACATTTAAAGTATTAGTTGAAGGCGTTAGTAAGAAGAATAAAGAAGAATTGTTCGGACGTAATTCTCAAAACACTGTAATTGTTTTTCCTGCAGGCAATCACAAAAAGGGAGATTATGTAAATGTAAAAGTGAATCGTTGTACAGCTACTACTTTAATTGGTGAAGTAGAGAGTTAG
- a CDS encoding four helix bundle protein — protein MNKHNFKKLVIWQKGMDLSDMVFEYCATLPNNERFNLIDQLNRCSVSIPSNIAEGSGKRTKNHFAEFLSTALTSSYEMETQLLICQRRKYGDRKKLDKILDSVSELQKMIYNFRETILKN, from the coding sequence ATGAATAAGCATAATTTTAAAAAACTTGTTATCTGGCAAAAAGGAATGGATTTAAGTGATATGGTATTCGAATATTGTGCAACGCTTCCAAATAACGAACGGTTCAATCTAATTGATCAGTTAAACAGATGTTCAGTTTCTATTCCATCAAACATTGCTGAAGGTTCAGGAAAAAGAACAAAAAATCATTTCGCGGAGTTTCTTTCTACAGCCTTAACATCTAGCTATGAAATGGAAACACAACTGTTAATCTGTCAAAGGAGAAAATATGGTGACAGGAAAAAATTAGATAAAATTTTGGATTCAGTTTCCGAATTACAAAAGATGATATATAACTTTAGAGAAACAATATTGAAAAATTAA
- a CDS encoding sigma 54-interacting transcriptional regulator: protein MNIQDIKQRFGIIGSNQLLERAIDIARQVAPTDLNVLINGESGTGKEVFPQIIHQNSSRKHGQYIAVNCGAIPEGTIDSELFGHEKGSFTGATEARKGYFEVANGGTIFLDEVGELPLATQARLLRILETGEYIKVGSSKVQKTDVRVIAATNINFFKAIEKGKFREDLYYRLNTVPIYLPPLRERKEDIHLLFRKFASDFAAKYRMPVIKLTSDAEQILINYYWPGNVRQLKNITEQISIIEKNREINADVLLTYLPNYGVNNLPVLSRNEAAQSNIDINERDIFYKVLVDMKKDLNDLKKVVHDIVLASQGQISGISNDDVQIVNRLYNEVAAENELPVTTPSVSVHPVTIHKKADGINLPIEVEESLSLQDKEIDMIKRALKKHKGKRKYAAQELGISERTLYRKINEYKIAE from the coding sequence ATGAACATTCAAGATATAAAACAACGATTTGGAATAATTGGTTCTAATCAATTACTTGAAAGAGCTATTGATATCGCCCGACAGGTGGCGCCTACTGATTTAAATGTTTTAATTAATGGAGAGAGCGGAACCGGTAAAGAAGTATTTCCGCAAATCATTCATCAAAATAGTTCGCGTAAACACGGACAATATATTGCTGTGAACTGCGGTGCTATTCCCGAAGGAACTATAGACAGTGAGTTATTTGGTCACGAGAAAGGTTCATTTACCGGCGCAACGGAAGCACGCAAGGGTTACTTTGAAGTAGCTAACGGAGGAACCATTTTCTTGGATGAGGTTGGTGAGTTACCACTTGCTACTCAAGCACGTTTGCTGCGTATTTTAGAAACCGGTGAATACATAAAAGTTGGTAGCAGTAAAGTTCAAAAAACAGATGTGCGTGTAATTGCCGCAACAAACATTAATTTTTTTAAAGCTATTGAAAAAGGTAAGTTCAGAGAGGATTTGTATTACCGATTAAACACCGTTCCGATTTATTTACCACCCTTAAGAGAACGTAAAGAAGATATTCACTTGCTCTTCAGAAAATTTGCAAGCGATTTTGCAGCGAAATACCGAATGCCGGTTATTAAATTGACATCCGATGCAGAGCAGATTTTGATCAATTATTATTGGCCGGGTAATGTGCGTCAGCTGAAAAACATCACCGAACAAATTTCCATTATTGAAAAAAACAGAGAGATTAATGCCGATGTGTTGCTTACCTATTTACCAAATTATGGTGTAAACAATTTACCTGTGTTGAGCCGAAACGAAGCAGCACAATCTAACATCGATATCAACGAGCGCGATATCTTTTATAAAGTGTTGGTGGATATGAAAAAGGATTTAAACGATTTGAAGAAAGTGGTGCATGATATTGTATTGGCTTCACAAGGACAAATCAGCGGAATTAGTAATGATGATGTACAGATAGTAAATCGATTATACAATGAAGTAGCAGCAGAAAATGAATTGCCTGTAACGACACCTTCTGTTTCTGTACATCCGGTTACCATTCACAAAAAGGCCGACGGAATTAATTTACCGATTGAAGTGGAAGAATCACTTTCGTTACAAGACAAAGAAATTGATATGATTAAACGTGCCTTGAAAAAACACAAAGGCAAACGAAAATACGCGGCACAAGAATTAGGAATAAGTGAGCGAACATTGTATAGAAAAATTAACGAGTATAAAATTGCCGAGTAA
- a CDS encoding LptE family protein: MKKIIYLLILVSLGIASCKVKYSLSGATIPPEAKTISVAFFANNTTLGAPSLSQRFTEKLRDMVSSQTNLALMSQNGDLQFEGFIADYNIAPVAVQSTDQASLNRLTISVNVKYSNRFEATKNFEQSFTRFADYSSQKSIESMEPELVQEIFRQITEDVFNRAFNNW, translated from the coding sequence GTGAAGAAGATAATTTATTTATTGATACTGGTTAGTTTGGGAATTGCGTCCTGTAAGGTGAAGTATTCACTAAGTGGTGCAACCATTCCGCCTGAAGCAAAAACTATTTCGGTTGCTTTCTTTGCCAATAACACAACATTAGGTGCCCCAAGTTTATCTCAACGCTTTACGGAAAAATTGCGCGACATGGTTTCATCGCAAACTAACTTGGCACTCATGAGTCAGAATGGAGATTTGCAGTTTGAAGGATTTATTGCCGATTATAACATTGCACCGGTTGCAGTTCAGAGTACCGACCAAGCGAGTTTAAACAGATTAACGATAAGTGTGAATGTGAAATACAGCAACCGTTTTGAAGCCACCAAAAATTTCGAGCAATCTTTTACCCGTTTTGCGGATTACAGCAGTCAGAAATCCATTGAATCAATGGAGCCTGAATTAGTTCAGGAAATTTTCAGACAAATTACAGAAGACGTTTTTAACCGTGCGTTTAATAATTGGTAA
- the secG gene encoding preprotein translocase subunit SecG: MFLSIILIIVCSLLILVVLMQNSKGGGISSQFSGANQIMGVRRGADVIEKATWTLAIALLVLSLLMTPKMGDTSDAASKPTESVTRKKAAGAVMPQQAPAQQAPQQANTPAPPAGDGAAHSEGDGHQH, translated from the coding sequence ATGTTTTTATCAATTATTTTAATCATCGTTTGCTCACTTTTAATTTTAGTGGTGTTGATGCAAAACTCTAAAGGTGGCGGAATTTCAAGTCAGTTCAGTGGTGCAAATCAAATTATGGGTGTTCGTCGCGGAGCGGATGTGATTGAAAAAGCAACATGGACCTTAGCAATAGCATTATTAGTTTTAAGTTTATTAATGACTCCAAAGATGGGTGATACCAGTGATGCTGCGTCAAAGCCAACTGAGTCTGTAACTCGTAAAAAAGCAGCTGGTGCAGTAATGCCTCAGCAAGCTCCTGCTCAGCAGGCACCCCAACAAGCTAATACACCGGCGCCTCCTGCAGGTGATGGTGCCGCACACAGCGAAGGTGATGGACATCAGCATTAA
- a CDS encoding aspartate kinase has protein sequence MQVFKFGGASVKDAAAVKNVAEVLKKYANKPTVVVISAMGKTTNGLENLVNAYFKKTGNADSELQKIKDYHFQIIGELFPAKNHPVYNEIENTFVELNWIIEDEPVGNYNQEYDQIVCMGEIISTKIVSAYLNEIGVKNKWMDARGIIQTDNTYREGKVNYELSESLVKSQLMPQFDNSKIVITQGFIGGTSENFTTTLGREGSDYTAALLAYFTNAESVTIWKDVDGVLNADPKWFKNTKKIDELSYYDAIELTYYGATVIHPKTIKPLQNKNIPLYVKSFLNPDKSGTIIHDGGKRLPIPGYIFKVNQMLISIQPKDFSFIAEDNLSSIFELFSKYGVKIHVMQNSAINFTVCTDYDEQKTVPLIDDLQKQFKVLYNTGVELLTIRNYDQETINKLTENKNILLELKSRNTAQLVMTDIQ, from the coding sequence ATGCAAGTTTTTAAATTCGGAGGAGCATCGGTAAAAGATGCAGCAGCAGTAAAAAATGTTGCTGAGGTTTTAAAGAAGTATGCTAATAAACCAACGGTCGTGGTTATTTCAGCCATGGGAAAAACAACCAATGGTTTGGAAAATTTAGTGAATGCTTATTTTAAGAAAACAGGAAACGCCGACTCTGAATTGCAAAAAATCAAAGACTATCATTTTCAAATTATAGGTGAATTATTTCCGGCTAAAAATCATCCGGTTTATAATGAAATTGAAAACACTTTTGTTGAACTCAATTGGATTATTGAAGATGAACCGGTAGGAAATTATAATCAAGAGTATGATCAAATTGTTTGCATGGGCGAAATTATTTCTACAAAAATTGTTTCTGCTTACCTGAATGAAATTGGTGTTAAGAATAAATGGATGGATGCGCGCGGAATTATTCAAACGGATAATACGTATCGTGAGGGAAAGGTTAATTATGAATTAAGTGAATCGTTGGTGAAGTCGCAGTTAATGCCGCAATTCGACAACAGTAAGATTGTGATTACACAAGGATTTATTGGTGGAACATCAGAAAATTTCACGACCACGTTAGGACGCGAAGGTTCTGATTATACAGCTGCATTATTAGCCTATTTTACCAATGCTGAAAGTGTAACTATTTGGAAAGATGTAGATGGAGTACTGAATGCCGATCCGAAATGGTTCAAAAACACGAAAAAGATAGACGAACTAAGTTACTATGACGCCATTGAGTTAACATACTACGGCGCAACGGTAATACATCCAAAAACAATCAAGCCTTTACAGAATAAAAACATCCCATTGTATGTTAAGTCATTCTTGAATCCGGATAAGAGCGGAACAATTATTCATGATGGAGGAAAAAGATTACCAATTCCGGGATACATTTTCAAAGTAAATCAAATGCTGATTTCTATTCAGCCTAAGGATTTTTCATTTATTGCAGAAGATAATTTAAGTTCCATCTTCGAATTGTTTTCGAAATACGGTGTGAAAATTCACGTGATGCAGAATTCTGCAATAAACTTCACCGTTTGTACTGATTATGATGAACAAAAAACAGTTCCGTTAATCGATGATCTACAAAAACAATTTAAAGTGCTTTACAACACCGGGGTTGAGCTCTTAACAATCCGTAATTACGATCAGGAAACCATAAATAAGCTTACCGAAAACAAGAATATACTTCTGGAGTTAAAATCCAGAAACACAGCACAGTTAGTTATGACTGATATTCAGTAA
- a CDS encoding type IX secretion system membrane protein PorP/SprF — translation MKKLFTKVVVAVAGFSSVLMAQQDPQFTQFMHSKLIYNPGYAGTSNAICANVLYRKQWVNFPGAPSTGLLSADMRVIPALGVGINFMNDAIGADKTNFFRVAAAYNKDMMSGTLGAGIDVGILQKSINNDWIAPEPGKADSYIPGYSATSGGTANPGLNKVTYDLGFGLYFHIPGKMYVGLSSTHLPAQTLKGGDKITFEMARHYYVIGGYTFPINPRNDVSANVKVKSDAATTQLDVNLTYEYDKFIWLGVSYRMEDAIAPMLGARLLKDKSLKIGYSYDLPMSKIKGHTSGTHEIMLGYCMVKKTAKPTVHGNVRFLE, via the coding sequence ATGAAAAAACTATTTACTAAAGTTGTAGTAGCAGTAGCTGGCTTTTCAAGTGTTTTAATGGCTCAGCAAGATCCTCAATTCACTCAGTTCATGCATAGCAAGTTAATCTATAACCCAGGTTATGCGGGAACAAGTAATGCCATTTGTGCAAACGTTTTGTATCGTAAGCAGTGGGTTAATTTCCCTGGTGCTCCATCTACAGGATTATTAAGTGCAGATATGCGTGTTATTCCGGCTTTAGGTGTTGGTATTAATTTTATGAATGATGCTATCGGAGCAGACAAAACGAACTTCTTCCGTGTAGCAGCAGCCTACAATAAAGATATGATGAGCGGTACTTTAGGTGCCGGTATCGATGTAGGTATCTTACAAAAGTCAATTAATAATGATTGGATTGCTCCGGAGCCTGGGAAGGCTGATTCTTATATCCCTGGTTATTCAGCTACATCAGGCGGAACAGCGAATCCTGGTTTAAATAAAGTTACTTACGACTTAGGTTTTGGTTTGTATTTTCATATCCCTGGTAAAATGTATGTAGGTTTATCATCTACTCACTTACCGGCTCAAACATTAAAAGGTGGCGATAAAATCACTTTTGAAATGGCACGTCACTATTACGTAATTGGAGGTTATACTTTCCCAATTAATCCACGTAATGATGTTAGCGCTAACGTTAAAGTTAAGTCTGATGCTGCTACAACTCAGTTAGACGTTAACTTAACATATGAATACGATAAATTCATCTGGTTAGGTGTTTCTTACCGTATGGAAGATGCTATCGCTCCGATGTTAGGTGCACGTTTATTAAAAGACAAATCATTAAAAATAGGGTACTCATATGACCTTCCGATGTCAAAAATCAAAGGCCATACATCTGGTACTCATGAGATTATGTTAGGTTATTGTATGGTTAAGAAGACCGCAAAACCTACCGTACATGGTAACGTTCGATTCTTGGAATAA